Part of the Aquimarina sp. MAR_2010_214 genome is shown below.
TAAACATCTTAGATAAAGAAAATTATTACATTTCTGAAGCTGCTGCGGTTCAATCTCCTTTCATAGGAATCGCCATATTTGTGGCCATCTTAGCCTTTGCATTTATATTTATCAAACTTCCTAAGCTAATAAAGGACAGTCCAAAAGGTGGATATCTAAGAGTTTTACAAAGCAAGTCTTTGGTAATGGGTGCTATTGGAATATTTGTATATGTAGGAGCCGAAGTCGCAATAGGAAGTTATTTAATCAATTATTTTTTAGACATGAACCTAGCTACTTTAATCAAAGAAAGCACATTCATGAAGAGTATTTCTGAAGGAATTCTGGGATCTGATAGCCAAACATTAGATAATAAAGCAATAGTAGGAGCTTTTGTTACTTTTTATTGGAGTGGCGCAATGATTGGCCGATTTATAGGTGCGCATTTAACAAAGATCATAAAACCAGCCAAGGTTTTAAGCTTCTTTGCTATCGGAGCTGTTTTATTAATTTTAGTATCTATATCAACTTCTGGTTTTATAGCTATGTGGAGTATTCTGGCAGTAGGGCTATTTAATTCTATTATGTTCCCTACCATATTTTCTTTATCAATAGAAGGCTTAGATGATCTAAAACCACAGGCATCTGGTGTCTTATGTACCATGATAGTAGGTGGCGCAATAATCCCTCCTCTATTTGGATTACTTTCTGATCAAACAG
Proteins encoded:
- a CDS encoding sugar MFS transporter, with amino-acid sequence MKNSTTYKSAFIFLTSLFFLWGFITVLVDSLIPRLREVFTLNYFQAGLVQFAFFGAYFLLSIPSGFILSKIGYKKGIILGLLTLASGCLLFYPAASYREFSIFMLAYFVVASGITILQVAANPYVAVLGPEEGASSRLNLSQAFNSLGTTIAPAIGAMFILSDKVKNPQEIAALNILDKENYYISEAAAVQSPFIGIAIFVAILAFAFIFIKLPKLIKDSPKGGYLRVLQSKSLVMGAIGIFVYVGAEVAIGSYLINYFLDMNLATLIKESTFMKSISEGILGSDSQTLDNKAIVGAFVTFYWSGAMIGRFIGAHLTKIIKPAKVLSFFAIGAVLLILVSISTSGFIAMWSILAVGLFNSIMFPTIFSLSIEGLDDLKPQASGVLCTMIVGGAIIPPLFGLLSDQTGFKTALILVLICYIYIVFYGRRKANS